The genomic region AAAACAGGTCTTCACGGAATTGGCCCTCGCGCACCAGCGCGGCCAGGTCGCGTGAGGTGGCGGCAATGATGCGCACATCAAACGGCACCAGCTTGTTGCTGCCCAGCGGCTCGATCTCGCCTTCTTGCAGCGCCCGCAGCAGCTTGGCCTGCAGGCTTTGGGGCATGTCGCCAATCTCGTCGAGGAAGAGCGTGCCACCATCGGCCAGCTTGAACTTGCCGTCGCGCCCCTTACGGTCGGCACCGGTGTAGGCGCCGGGGGCCACGCCGAAGAATTCGGCTTCGAGCAGCGTGTCGGGCACGGCTGCGATGTTGACGCTGACAAAGGGGCCACTGGCGCGGCTGGACGCGGCGTGGATGGCGTGGGCCAGCAGCTCTTTGCCCGTGCCCGTCTCGCCCAGCAGCAGCACCGGGCTGCTCGACTGCGCTGCGCGCCGCGCCTGGCGTTTGACCTCGGCAGCCGCCGGGCTGGAGCCGACGAAGCTGGCAAACGTGTATTTGGCCCGGCGCTGCCCATCGCCCAGACCAGCCCCCACCAGCGTGCGGCTGCGCTGGCTGGCCAGTTCGCGCCGGGCATCGTCCAGGTCGCGCTGCAGCAGCGCAAACTTGCTGATGAGGGGCTGCAGCGTGGTCTCGGGGTGGTCAAACAGCACGATGCCGATGGCGCCAATCACGCGGTCGGTCTCGTCGCGCAACGGGATGCGGCTGACCACAAAGGTGCCCGCCTTGTTGGTGAGCAGATCGATCAGCACAGGCTGCCCGGTCTCCAGCACGCGGCGCATCTGGGTGTTGGGAATGACCTCTTCCACCGTGCGGCCCACAAACTGGTCGACCGACGAGAAGCCGAGGTCCGGCAAGAAGCGCTGGTAGCCCTCATTCACCCACACGATGCGGCCAGTGCGGTCCACCAGGAACATGCCCTGGCTGACGCTGGAAAACAGCTGGAACATGGAGCGCGCCGCCAGCTCCAGAATGCCTTGGGCATCGAGCGGCAGTGCGGGGGTGTCGTCAGGAAGCGCGGGCATGGCTGCGATGGTAGCGCCGCTGTCCGGCCTTCCTCCCGCTTTGCGGTCGGGTTGACTGCAGGCGGTGCTCTGCAGCGCCTTACTGCTCGGGCTGGAGCATGGTCCGCAAATTCACAACGCTATCAAAAACATAGCTGCCTGCGCTTTATTGAC from Acidovorax sp. DW039 harbors:
- a CDS encoding sigma 54-interacting transcriptional regulator codes for the protein MPALPDDTPALPLDAQGILELAARSMFQLFSSVSQGMFLVDRTGRIVWVNEGYQRFLPDLGFSSVDQFVGRTVEEVIPNTQMRRVLETGQPVLIDLLTNKAGTFVVSRIPLRDETDRVIGAIGIVLFDHPETTLQPLISKFALLQRDLDDARRELASQRSRTLVGAGLGDGQRRAKYTFASFVGSSPAAAEVKRQARRAAQSSSPVLLLGETGTGKELLAHAIHAASSRASGPFVSVNIAAVPDTLLEAEFFGVAPGAYTGADRKGRDGKFKLADGGTLFLDEIGDMPQSLQAKLLRALQEGEIEPLGSNKLVPFDVRIIAATSRDLAALVREGQFREDLFYRLHVLPVRVPPLRARRSDIPALVESLGEDLALRNSIAPPELLPDAMALLAGQPWRGNIRELRNVLEQAAMRSDSSTIDAAQLARVLREAGVEPAAPAPVEGAGSGALLGDDAGEDDARYLRPLAQQVAELERKAIAAALKAHGGNKLATARQLGISRATLYERLENPE